In Phocoena phocoena chromosome 3, mPhoPho1.1, whole genome shotgun sequence, a single window of DNA contains:
- the LOC136120280 gene encoding LOW QUALITY PROTEIN: protocadherin gamma-B2-like (The sequence of the model RefSeq protein was modified relative to this genomic sequence to represent the inferred CDS: inserted 5 bases in 4 codons; substituted 1 base at 1 genomic stop codon) yields the protein MYASCTEGWEIRGSGGAVPSGGKVIFPFLMPLLCGALSEQIRYSIPEEMDRGFVVWNLAEDLGLPVWDLLTRNLRVSAEKQYFTVNMENGKVLVSDRIDWESPCPQNPLCVVPLEIVAENPLKVSHVNVMIEDINDNPPHFPQNSIVLQINELAIPGTRFGLESTIDADIGLNSLQRHQLTYREHFSLMVEGKTEGKNSPELVLEKPLNQGQQSSHLLVLTAVDGGDPXLNWQTQIRIKVTDANDNPPVFSQDVYKVSLRENSPPGTLVLKVKATDQDEGISAEITYSFKTLXDIANMFVLDHQRGEIKSKGPIDFESSSSYTISIEAXDGGSIATECKIILKILDENDSGPEVVFPSVSSSITKVAEPGTVIALSETHDKDSGENGEVTCLIKERAPFRIESSANNYYKLVADGALDREQTLEYTVTIADTQRGKQLLSSSASVTLHISDVNDSTPVFHQASYVIHVAENNLPGASIAQVSASDPDLGPNGHVSYSIVASDLEPRALSSYVSVSAQSGVVFAQRAFDHEQLRAFELTLQARDHGSPALSANVSLRVLVGDRNDNAPRVLYPALGPDGSALFDTVPRAAQPGYLVTKVVAVDADSGHNAWLSYHVLQASEPGLFSVGLHTGEVRTARALGDRDAARXVRDGGQPPLSATATLLLVFADSLQEALPDLSDHSEPTDPQAELQFYLVVTLALISGLFLLVVILAIALRLRCSSSLATWCCFQPDLCSKTGPGVSPNYNKGTLPYSYNXCYVADSQKTRFSFLTMTPEMVPPQDLSNEALLVVSVTEEDNKLNSSSVASIYSYL from the exons ATGTATG CATCCTGCACAGAAGGATGGGAAATAAGGGGAAGCGGAGGAGCGGTACCCAGCGGGGGCAAAGTAATCTTCCCTTTCTTGATGCCTTTGTTATGCGGGGCACTCTCCGAACAGATCCGCTATTCTattccagaagaaatggacagaggCTTTGTGGTGTGGAATCTCGCTGAGGACCTGGGGCTGCCTGTATGGGATTTATTGACCCGCAACCTCAGAGTTAGTGCAGAGAAACAATACTTTACTGTAAACATGGAGAATGGGAAAGTACTTGTGAGTGACAGAATAGATTGGGAGTCACCCTGCCCCCAAAACCCTCTGTGTGTCGTGCCTTTAGAAATTGTAGCAGAGAATCCTCTAAAAGTTTCTCACGTAAATGTGATGATAGAAGATATAAATGACAATCCACCTCATTTTCCCCAAAATAGCATTGTTTTACAAATCAATGAACTTGCAATTCCAGGAACTCGGTTTGGCCTGGAATCAACTATAGATGCAGATATAGGGCTTAACTCTCTGCAGAGGCACCAACTCACCTATAGGGAGCATTTCTCTCTGATGGTTGAGGGTAAGACTGAAGGTAAGAATTCCCCAGAATTAGTGTTGGAGAAGCCCTTGAACCAGGGACAACAGAGCTCTCACCTCCTGGTCCTGACAGCAGTGGACGGGGGTGATC GTCTGAACTGGCAAACTCAAATCAGGATCAAGGTCACTGATGCCAACGATAACCCCCCAGTGTTCAGTCAGGATGTGTACAAAGTTAGCCTGCGTGAGAACTCGCCCCCGGGCACCTTGGTGCTAAAGGTGAAGGCCACTGACCAGGATGAAGGCATCAGTGCAGAGATCACCTACTCCTTCAAAACACTATGAGATATTGCAAATATGTTTGTGCTAGATCATCAAAGAGGAGAAATTAAATCCAAAGGCCCTATAGACTTTGAAAGCAGTAGCAGTTATACTATAAGCATAGAGG AGGACGGTGGAAGCATAGCCACCGAGTGTAAAATTATACTGAAAATTTTAGATGAGAACGACAGTGGCCCAGAGGTGGTTTTCCCTTCGGTGTCTAGTTCCATAACCAAGGTTGCAGAACCAGGAACTGTGATTGCTTTGTCCGAAACACATGACAAAGATTCGGGAGAAAACGGGGAGGTCACATGTCTCATAAAAGAGAGAGCTCCTTTTAGAATTGAATCTTCCGCCAATAATTACTACAAGCTTGTGGCAGATGGGGCCCTGGACCGGGAGCAGACCCTAGAGTACACAGTCACCATCGCAGACACCCAGAGGGGCAAGCAGCTACTCTCCTCCAGCGCAAGTGTCACTCTACACATCAGCGACGTTAATGACAGCACTCCGGTTTTCCACCAGGCCTCCTACGTGATCCACGTGGCCGAGAACAACCTGCCTGGAGCCTCCATAGCGCAAGTCAGCGCCTCCGACCCCGACCTGGGGCCCAACGGCCACGTCTCCTACTCCATCGTGGCCAGCGACCTGGAGCCGCGCGCGCTGTCGTCCTACGTGTCCGTGAGCGCACAGAGCGGCGTGGTGTTCGCGCAGCGCGCCTTCGACCACGAGCAGCTGCGCGCCTTCGAGCTGACGCTGCAGGCCCGCGACCACGGCTCGCCCGCGCTCAGCGCGAACGTGAGCCTGCGCGTGCTGGTGGGCGACCGCAACGACAACGCGCCCAGGGTGCTGTACCCGGCGCTGGGGCCCGACGGCTCGGCGCTCTTCGACACGGTGCCGCGCGCTGCGCAGCCCGGCTACCTGGTCACCAAGGTGGTGGCGGTGGACGCCGACTCTGGACACAACGCCTGGCTGTCCTACCACGTGCTGCAGGCCAGCGAGCCCGGACTCTTCAGCGTGGGGCTGCACACGGGCGAGGTGCGCACTGCGCGGGCCCTGGGCGACAGGGACGCGGCCC CTGTGCGCGACGGGGGACAGCCGCCCCTCTCGGCCACCGCCACGCTGCTCCTGGTTTTCGCGGACAGCCTGCAGGAGGCGCTGCCGGACCTCAGTGACCACTCTGAGCCCACCGACCCACAGGCTGAGCTGCAGTTTTACTTGGTGGTGACCTTGGCCTTGATCTCGGGGCTCTTCCTCCTCGTGGTGATTCTGGCCATTGCTCTGCGCCTGCGATGCTCCTCTAGCCTGGCCACCTGGTGCTGCTTTCAGCCTGATCTCTGTTCTAAGACTGGTCCAGGGGTTTCTCCGAACTACAACAAGGGAACCTTGCCTTATTCCTACAA CTGTTACGTTGCCGATTCTCAGAAAACAAGGTTCAGTTTTCTCACCATGACCCCAGAAATGGTGCCCCCGCAAGATCTTTCTAATGAAGCTCTTTTAGTAGTAAGTGTCACTGAGGAGGATAACAAGTTAAACTCTAGCTCTGTTGCTTCCATTTAC AGCTACCTGTAG
- the LOC136120514 gene encoding LOW QUALITY PROTEIN: protocadherin gamma-A11-like (The sequence of the model RefSeq protein was modified relative to this genomic sequence to represent the inferred CDS: inserted 1 base in 1 codon), translating into MANRQLLLDRSGLVLLYIFLGTLRESGAGQIRYSVLEETDKGFFVGNISKDLGLEPRELAERGVRIVSRGKTQLFALNPRSGSLITADRIDREELCEAVSSCFLNLEILVEDTLKIYGVEVEIMDINDNAPSFREEEVEIKVSEHATPGSRFPLPNARDPDVGMNSLQRYQLNPNNYFSLQVRGTTDGAKNPELVLEGSLDREKEAAHHLLLTALDGGDPIRQGTVSIRVVVLDVNDHIPKFTQSVYGVSVPENLSSGTRVLMVNATDPDEGINGEVVYSFLNMESKASEIFQLDSQSGEVLIQGSLDFEKYRFYEMEIQGQDGGGLSTTAKMLVTVVDVNDNAPEITITSSTNSVLENSPPGTVIALLNVQDQDSGENGQVSCFIPNNMPFKLEKTYGNYYKLVTNRALDREQVQSYNITLTATDRGSPPLSTETHISLNVADDNDNPPTFAHSSYSAYIPENNPRGASFFSVTALDRDSKENARVTYSLAEDTLQGAPLSSYISINSDTGILYALRSFDYEQFHELQLWVTAHDSGDPPLSSNVSLSIFVLDQNDNAPEILYPAVPTDGSMGVELAPRSAEPGYLVTKVVAVDRDSGQNAWLSYRLLKASDPGLFTVGLHTGEVRTARALLDRDALKQSLVVAVQDHGQPPLSATVSLTVAMADSIPDVLAELGSLESPASPDDSGLTLYLVVAVAAVSCVFLAFVIVLLALRLRRWHTSRLLQASEGGLAGVPASQFVGVDGVRAFLQAYSHEAWLTADSRGSHVIFPQPNYADTLLSQESCEKSEPLLIAEDSATGLGKCDPTSNQVRFIXLPPNC; encoded by the exons ATGGCGAATCGGCAACTGCTCCTGGACCGCAGCGGGCTGGTCCTACTGTATATTTTCCTGGGGACGCTGCGGGAGTCTGGGGCTGGGCAGATCCGATACTCGGTGCTGGAAGAGACAGACAAAGGCTTCTTCGTGGGCAATATTTCCAAGGAcctggggctggagcccagggagcTGGCGGAGCGCGGAGTCCGCATCGTCTCCAGAGGAAAGACTCAGCTTTTCGCTCTGAATCCGCGAAGTGGCAGCTTGATCACTGCTGATAGGATAGACCGGGAGGAGCTCTGTGAGGCGGTTTCCTCCTGTTTTTTAAACCTGGAGATACTTGTGGAAGATACCCTTAAGATTTACGGAGTGGAGGTGGAAATAATGGATATTAATGATAACGCCCCCAGCTTCCGGGAGGAGGAAGTAGAGATAAAAGTCAGTGAGCATGCAACTCCGGGATCGCGATTTCCTCTTCCTAATGCTAGGGATCCAGATGTGGGAATGAACTCCCTCCAGCGCTACCAGCTCAACCCTAATAATTACTTTTCTTTGCAAGTGCGAGGCACAACGGATGGGGCCAAGAATCCTGAGCTAGTGCTGGAGGGGAGCCTAGACCGGGAAAAAGAGGCTGCTCACCACCTCCTCCTCACAGCCTTAGATGGAGGAGATCCCATCCGCCAGGGCACTGTTTCCATCCGCGTGGTGGTTCTCGATGTAAATGACCATATCCCAAAGTTTACACAGTCTGTATATGGAGTGAGTGTTCCTGAGAACCTCAGCTCCGGAACTCGGGTGCTTATGGTAAACGCAACTGATCCAGATGAGGGAATCAATGGGGAAGTGGTATATTCATTCCTGAATATGGAAAGCAAAGCTTCTGAGATATTCCAGTTGGATTCTCAATCTGGAGAAGTCTTAATACAAGGTTCTCTGGATTTTGAGAAATACAGATTCTATGAGATGGAAATTCAAGGCCAAGATGGTGGAGGTCTCTCCACCACTGCTAAGATGTTGGTCACAGTTGTGGATGTGAATGATAATGCTCCAGAAATAACTATCACATCTTCTACGAATTCAGTGTTGGAAAACTCTCCTCCAGGTACTGTGATTGCTCTTCTAAATGTGCAAGATCAAGACTCCGGAGAAAATGGTCAAGTCTCCTGTTTCATTCCTAACAATATGccttttaaattagaaaagactTACGGAAATTATTACAAGTTGGTAACAAACAGAGCACTGGACAGGGAGCAGGTACAGAGCTATAATATAACATTGACAGCCACAGATCGGGGAAGTCCACCCTTGTCTACAGAAACTCATATTTCACTGAATGTAGCAGATGACAACGATAACCCGCCCACTTTTGCTCACTCCTCTTACTCTGCCTACATTCCTGAAAACAATCCTAGAGGGGCCTCCTTCTTCTCGGTGACTGCACTCGACAGGGACAGCAAAGAGAATGCCCGGGTCACTTATTCTCTGGCAGAGGATACCCTCCAGGGAGCACCTCTATCCTCCTACATCTCCATAAACTCAGACACCGGCATTCTGTATGCGCTGCGCTCTTTCGACTATGAGCAATTCCATGAACTGCAGTTGTGGGTGACAGCACATGACAGCGGGGACCCGCCGCTCAGCAGCAACGTGTCACTGAGCATATTCGTGCTGGACCAGAACGACAATGCACCCGAGATCCTGTACCCTGCTGTCCCCACAGATGGCTCCATGGGCGTGGAGCTGGCACCCCGCTCCGCAGAGCCCGGCTACCTGGTGACCAAGGTGGTGGCTGTGGACAGAGACTCAGGCCAGAACGCCTGGCTGTCCTACCGCCTGCTCAAGGCCAGCGATCCAGGTCTCTTCACGGTGGGGCTGCACACGGGCGAGGTGCGCACAGCGAGGGCCCTGCTGGACAGAGACGCACTCAAGCAGAGCCTGGTGGTGGCGGTCCAGGACCATGGCCAGCCCCCTCTCTCTGCCACCGTTTCGCTCACCGTGGCCATGGCTGACAGCATCCCCGACGTCCTCGCTGAACTAGGCAGCCTTGAGTCTCCCGCCAGCCCTGATGACTCAGGCCTCACTCTCTACCTGGTGGTGGCGGTGGCCGCGGTCTCCTGTGTCTTCCTCGCCTTTGTCATTGTGCTGCTGGCGCTCAGGCTGAGGCGCTGGCACACGTCGCGCCTGCTCCAGGCTTCAGAAGGCGGGTTAGCGGGTGTGCCCGCCTCTCAGTTTGTGGGCGTGGACGGGGTGCGGGCTTTCCTGCAGGCCTATTCCCACGAGGCCTGGCTCACCGCTGACTCGAGGGGGAGTCACGTGATCTTCCCGCAGCCCAACTACGCGGACACGCTCCTCAGCCAGGAGAGCTGTGAGAAAAGCGAGCCTCTTTTGATAGCTGAAGATTCAGCTACCGGTTTAGGCAAATGTGATCCTACCAGTAATCAGgtgagattta tcctgcctcCCAATTGTTGA
- the LOC136120880 gene encoding protocadherin gamma-B7-like, producing MGGSCTQRRPAGRRQVLFPFLLPLFYPALCEQIRYSIPEELAKGSVVGNLAKDLGLSVLDVSARKLRVSAEKLLFNVDAESGDLLVKDRIDREQICKERRRCELQLEAVVENPLNIFHIIVVVEDINDHAPQFHKDEINIEISESVSLGTGTILESAKDPDINMNSLSKYQLSPNEYFSLVVKDNPEGGKYPELVLKKTLDRETQSAHHLVLTALDSGDPPRSGTVQIRILVVDANDNAPVFSQDVYKVSLREDVPPGTFVLRVSATDQDEGVNAEITYSFLGVADTARHVFSLDSTTGNIITHQPLDYEDVKRYAMDVEAKDRGSLSTQCKVIIEVLDENDNSPEIIITSLSDQILEDSRPGMVVGLFKTRDQDSKENGEVTCNLSRDIPFKIHSSSNNYYKLVTDGALDREQTPEYNVTITATDRGKPPLSSSATITLRITDVNDNAPVFHQASYVVHLAENNLPGTSIAQVSASDPDLGPNGHVSYSIVASDLEPRALSSYVSVSAQSGVVFAQRAFDHEQLRAFELTLQARDHGSPALSANVSLRVLVGDRNDNAPRVLYPALGPDGSALFDMVPRAAQPGYLVTKVVAVDADSGHNAWLSYHVLQASEPGLFSVGLRTGEVRTARALGDRDAARQRLLVAVRDGGQPPLSATATLLLVFADSLQEALPDLSDHSEPTDPQAELQFYLVVALALISVLFLLVVILAIALRLRCSSRPSAGGGCFGSVLCSKSGPEIPPNYSDGTLPYADNLCVPGNQTNPEFNFLTSVEHCPATQDILSKDSSSVLLASVLTLSVEADKNTFKQVSI from the coding sequence ATGGGAGGGAGCTGCACGCAGAGACGTCCGGCCGGCCGGCGGCAGGTACTGTTTCCCTTCCTGCTGCCTTTGTTCTACCCCGCGCTCTGCGAGCAGATCCGCTACTCCATTCCCGAGGAGCTGGCCAAGGGCTCTGTGGTAGGGAATCTCGCTAAGGATCTGGGGCTCAGTGTCCTGGATGTGTCGGCTCGAAAGCTGCGAGTTAGTGCGGAGAAGCTGCTTTTCAACGTAGACGCGGAGAGTGGGGACTTACTTGTGAAGGACCGAATAGACCGTGAGCAGATATGTAAAGAGAGAAGAAGATGTGAATTGCAGTTGGAGGCCGTGGTGGAaaatcctttaaatatttttcatatcattGTTGTTGTTGAGGATATTAATGACCATGCTCCTCAATTCCATAAGGATGAAATAAACATAGAAATCAGTGAATCTGTCAGTCTAGGGACGGGAACAATTCTTGAGTCTGCAAAAGATCCTGATATTAATATGAATTCACTGAGCAAATACCAACTAAGTCCTAATGAGTATTTCTCGTTAGTGGTGAAAGACAATCCTGAGGGTGGCAAATATCCAGAACTGGTATTGAAGAAGACCCTGGACCGAGAAACGCAGAGCGCTCACCACTTGGTGCTGACAGCCTTAGACAGCGGGGATCCGCCGCGAAGCGGCACCGTTCAGATCCGAATCCTGGTGGTGGATGCCAACGATAATGCCCCTGTGTTCAGCCAAGATGTGTACAAGGTCAGCCTTCGGGAAGATGTGCCCCCAGGTACCTTCGTGCTGAGGGTGAGCGCTACTGATCAAGATGAAGGCGTCAATGCAGAGATCACCTACTCATTCCTTGGTGTGGCTGATACAGCCCGGCACGTGTTCTCTCTGGATTCAACTACAGGAAACATTATAACTCATCAACCCCTGGATTATGAAGATGTGAAAAGATATGCCATGGATGTAGAAGCAAAGGACCGAGGATCCCTCTCTACACAGTGTAAAGTAATTATAGAAGTTTTAGATGAAAATGACAACAGCCCAGAAATAATTATCACTTCTCTCTCTGATCAGATTTTGGAGGATTCCCGGCCAGGAATGGTTGTAGGTCTCTTCAAAACACGGGACCAGGATTCCAAGGAAAATGGAGAAGTCACATGTAATTTAAGTAGAGACattccatttaaaattcattcttctTCTAATAATTACTACAAGTTAGTAACAGATGGGGCCCTGGACAGGGAACAGACTCCGGAATACAACGTCACTATCACAGCCACTGACAGGGGCAAGCCCCCGCTCTCCTCCAGCGCTACCATTACCCTACGCATCACCGACGTCAACGACAACGCTCCTGTTTTCCACCAGGCCTCCTACGTAGTCCATTTGGCCGAGAACAACCTGCCTGGAACCTCCATAGCGCAAGTCAGCGCCTCCGACCCCGACCTGGGGCCCAACGGCCACGTCTCCTATTCCATCGTGGCCAGCGACCTGGAGCCGCGCGCGCTGTCGTCCTACGTGTCCGTGAGCGCACAGAGCGGCGTGGTGTTCGCGCAGCGCGCCTTCGACCACGAGCAGCTGCGCGCCTTCGAGCTGACGCTGCAGGCCCGCGACCACGGCTCGCCCGCGCTCAGCGCCAACGTGAGCCTGCGCGTGCTGGTGGGCGACCGCAACGACAACGCGCCCAGGGTGCTGTACCCGGCGCTGGGGCCCGACGGCTCGGCGCTCTTCGACATGGTGCCGCGCGCCGCGCAGCCAGGCTACCTGGTCACCAAGGTGGTGGCGGTGGACGCCGACTCTGGACACAACGCCTGGCTGTCCTACCACGTGCTGCAGGCCAGCGAGCCCGGACTCTTCAGCGTGGGGCTGCGCACGGGCGAGGTGCGCACTGCGCGGGCCCTGGGCGACAGGGACGCGGCCCGCCAGCGCCTGCTGGTTGCTGTGCGCGATGGGGGACAGCCGCCCCTCTCGGCCACCGCCACGCTGCTCCTGGTTTTCGCGGACAGCCTGCAAGAGGCGCTGCCGGACCTCAGTGACCACTCTGAGCCCACTGACCCCCAAGCTGAGCTGCAGTTTTACCTGGTGGTGGCCTTGGCCTTGATCTCGGTGCTCTTCCTCCTCGTGGTGATTCTAGCCATTGCCCTGCGCCTTCGATGCTCTTCCAGACCCAGCGCTGGTGGGGGCTGTTTTGGGTCTGTTCTCTGCTCCAAGTCTGGTCCTGAGATTCCTCCGAACTATAGTGATGGAACATTGCCCTATGCCGATAATTTATGTGTGCCTGGGAATCAAACTAATCCAGAATTTAATTTTCTCACATCTGTTGAACATTGTCCTGCCACACAAGATATTCTCAGCAAAGATAGCTCTTCAGTGCTATTGGCTAGTGTTTTAACTCTTAGTGTTGAAGCAGATAAGAACACTTTTAAACAggtaagtatttaa
- the LOC136120281 gene encoding protocadherin gamma-A12-like, which yields MIPPRLHQDCKKLVLLGVLLGVQWETGCTQIHYSVSEELEKGSRVGNIAKDLGLEPWELEERGVRIVSRGRTQLFALNPRSGSLVTAGRIDREELCMGAIKCQLNLEILMEDKVKIYGVVVEVRDINDNAPYFQEGELEIKMSENAATGMRFPLPHAWDPDIGKNSLQSYELSSNTHFSLDVQSGADGNKYPELVLERALDREEKAVHHLVLTASDAGYPVRTGTARIRVMVVDVNDNAPAFAQSEYRVSVPENVAVGTELLLVNATDPDEGANAEVMYSFRYVDNKAAQLFKLDCNLGTISTIGELNHEESGFYEMEVQAMDNAGYSARAKVLITVLDVNDNAPEVVVTSLSSSILENSPRGTLIALLNVNDQDSGENGQVICFIQGNLPFKLEKAYGNYYSLVTDTLLDRELVPSYNITVTATDRGSPPLSTETHITLNVADTNDNPPAFSRASYSAYILENNPRGAPIVSVTAHDPDYGENARVTYSLAEDSLQGAPLSSYVSINSDTGVLYALRSFDYEQFRDLQLQVMAHDSGDPPLSSNVSLSLFVMDQNDNSPEILFPAVPTDGSTGVDLAPRSAEPGYLVTKVVAVDRDSGQNAWLSYRLLKASEPGLFAVGLHTGEVRTARALLYSDTLKQSLVVAVQDHGQPALSATVTLTVAVADSIPDVLADLGSLESPVSPDSSGLTLYLVVAVAAVSCVFLAFVIVLLALRLRRWHTSRLLKASGGGLAGVPTSQFVGVDGVRAFLQTYSHEVSLTADSRGSHVIFPQPNYADTLISQESCEKSEPVLLPGDSVFSKDNRALIQVSAYQTFSSEL from the coding sequence ATGATTCCACCGCGACTGCACCAGGACTGCAAAAAGCTGGTCCTGCTGGGAGTTCTCCTGGGGGTTCAGTGGGAAACTGGATGCACCCAAATCCACTATTCGGTTTCTGAGGAGCTGGAGAAAGGCTCTAGGGTGGGGAACATCGCCAAGGATCTGGGGTTGGAGCCCTGGGAACTGGAGGAGCGCGGAGTCCGCATCGTCTCCAGAGGTAGGACACAACTTTTTGCTCTGAATCCACGAAGCGGCAGCTTGGTCACTGCCGGCAGGATAGACCGGGAGGAGCTCTGTATGGGGGCCATCAAGTGTCAACTAAATCTGGAGATTCTGATGGAGGATAAAGTGAAAATATACGGGGTAGTGGTAGAAGTGAGGGACATTAATGATAATGCCCCGTATTTCCAGGAAggtgaattagaaataaaaatgagtgaaaatgCAGCCACTGGGATGCGGTTCCCCCTTCCCCACGCTTGGGATCCGGATATAGGGAAGAATTCACTCCAGAGCTATGAGCTCAGTAGTAATACTCACTTCTCCCTGGACGTGCAAAGCGGAGCGGATGGTAATAAATATCCGGAATTGGTGCTGGAGCGCGCCCTGGACCGCGAGGAAAAGGCCGTTCACCACCTGGTTCTCACGGCTTCCGACGCGGGCTATCCAGTCCGCACTGGCACCGCGCGCATCCGTGTGATGGTCGTTGATGTGAACGACAACGCACCAGCGTTTGCTCAGTCCGAGTACCGTGTGAGCGTTCCGGAGAATGTGGCCGTGGGCACTGAGCTGCTTCTGGTAAACGCCACCGACCCTGACGAAGGAGCCAACGCGGAAGTGATGTATTCCTTCCGGTATGTGGACAACAAAGCGGCCCAACTTTTCAAGCTAGATTGTAATTTAGGAACAATTTCAACAATAGGGGAGTTGAACCACGAGGAATCAGGATTCTACGAGATGGAAGTGCAAGCAATGGATAACGCAGGATATTCTGCACGAGCCAAAGTCCTCATCACAGTTTTGGACGTGAATGATAACGCCCCTGAAGTAGTAGTCACCTCTCTCTCCAGCTCCATTCTGGAAAACTCTCCCAGAGGGACGTTAATTGCCCTTCTAAATGTAAACGATCAAGACTCTGGGGAAAATGGACAAGTGATTTGTTTCATCCAAGGGAATCTGCCCTTTAAATTAGAAAAGGCTTATGGAAATTATTATAGTTTAGTAACAGACACACTCCTAGACCGAGAACTGGTTCCTAGCTACAACATCACGGTGACTGCCACTGACCGAGGAAGTCCGCCCCTGTCCACGGAAACTCACATCACCCTGAACGTGGCAGACACCAACGACAATCCACCCGCCTTCTCTCGTGCCTCCTACTCCGCATATATCCTAGAAAACAACCCCAGAGGAGCGCCCATCGTCTCTGTGACCGCCCATGACCCCGACTATGGAGAGAATGCCCGGGTCACTTACTCCCTGGCGGAGGACAGCCTCCAGGGAGCTCCCCTGTCCTCCTACGTCTCCATAAACTCAGACACTGGCGTCCTGTATGCGTTGCGCTCCTTCGACTACGAGCAATTCCGAGACTTGCAGCTACAAGTGATGGCACATGACAGCGGGGACCCTCCACTCAGCAGCAACGTGTCGCTGAGCCTGTTCGTGATGGACCAGAACGACAACTCGCCAGAGATCCTCTTCCCCGCCGTACCCACCGATGGCTCCACGGGCGTGGACCTGGCACCTCGCTCCGCAGAGCCCGGCTACCTGGTGACCAAGGTGGTGGCTGTGGACAGAGACTCAGGCCAGAACGCCTGGCTGTCCTACCGCCTCCTCAAGGCCAGCGAGCCGGGGCTCTTCGCGGTGGGGCTGCACACGGGGGAGGTGCGCACAGCGAGGGCCCTGCTGTACAGTGACACACTCAAGCAGAGCCTGGTGGTGGCGGTCCAGGACCACGGCCAGCCCGCTCTTTCGGCCACGGTCACGCTCACAGTGGCAGTAGCGGACAGCATCCCCGACGTCCTGGCTGATCTAGGCAGCCTTGAGTCTCCCGTCAGCCCCGACAGTTCGGGCCTCACGCTGTACCTGGTGGTGGCGGTGGCTGCGGTCTCCTGCGTCTTCCTCGCCTTTGTCATTGTGCTGCTGGCGCTCAGGCTGAGGCGCTGGCACACGTCGCGCCTGCTCAAGGCTTCAGGAGGCGGGTTAGCGGGTGTGCCTACGTCTCAGTTTGTGGGCGTGGACGGGGTGCGGGCTTTCCTGCAGACCTATTCCCACGAGGTCTCGCTCACAGCGGACTCGCGGGGGAGTCACGTGATCTTCCCGCAGCCCAACTACGCGGACACGCTCATCAGCCAGGAGAGCTGTGAGAAAAGCGAGCCTGTCTTGCTCCCGGGCGATTCCGTGTTTTCTAAAGATAATCGTGCATTAATTCAGGTGAGTGCATATCAAACATTCTCCTCTGAGCTTTGA